Proteins encoded in a region of the Magallana gigas chromosome 8, xbMagGiga1.1, whole genome shotgun sequence genome:
- the LOC105334892 gene encoding myb-like protein X, producing MYSLVEWIDEKKYSVIPLSRVKEPRKSYEDYKEGDIVKASCPGFSGIHNAKLVAIRGNTTDDKKQLERLAIEHVEKMESSEEGPMQEISGTDDQRQGVQECHREREKEKPEKRKRKVTDKSTGKKTKTQENKENREAEKEIRQQKKEEQQKKKQTLLKKNELFLSSLNSFKDTVNTESQDIQPNPTTATPPDSEGSTYIDLDNQSCPQQVSANEPPSVATSLPSNNTVNNAVNNAMYHNQVMSNTFMNQNQMCYGYQSSQMNNYSNSPMMPFQPQTYNWQQNQFYNTPEVNRWPQDQDRYGSNYRFAHETTCSTPVSNNSSYDKENPACRQIFPVEEMQQTKKNCKECDKIKEELQKANKRIRELEKELLAASTNKTSTGDSSTYKVQTDGRPRAGVLSSGVAAANHMIELMPNTNVYIYPKDLKVVNKKSSGCAKARYLLSAFYTNDELVEAGNLSGARNKKGLDKQIVQTIIEYAVLKSDDKLTDINIALRSKVSALVCVSRKAEAGRDVEVTRL from the exons ATGTATTCCCTAGTTGAGTGGATCGATGAGAAGAAATACAGTGTTATACCTTTGTCCAGAGTGAAAGAACCACGGAAAAGTTATGAAGATTACAAAGAGGGCGATATTGTGAAGGCATCCTGTCCAGGCTTCTCAGGCATTCACAATGCAAAGCTAGTAGCCATTCGTG GCAATACCACAGATGACAAAAAACAGCTGGAAAGATTAGCCATTGAGCATGTGGAAAAGATGGAGTCAAGTGaagaag GGCCTATGCAGGAAATTTCAGGAACTGATGATCAGAGACAAGGAGTGCAAGAAtgtcacagagagagagaaaaag AGAAACCTGAGAAAAGGAAGCGAAAAGTGACTGACAAATCGACTGGGAAGAAGACAAAGACCCAAGAAAACAAAG AAAACCGGGAGGCTGAGAAAGAGATACGCcaacaaaagaaagaagaacaacaaaaaaagaaacagacccttctgaaaaaaaatgagcTGTTCCTGTCCTCATTGAACTCGTTCAAAGACACGGTCAATACA GAGTCTCAGGATATTCAACCCAATCCAACTACAGCAACTCCGCCTGACAGTGAAGGTAGCACCTACATTGACCTGGATAACCAAAGTTGCCCTCAGCAGGTATCAGCCAACGAGCCACCATCAGTAGCCACCAGCTTGCCCTCCAACAACACTGTCAACAATGCTGTCAACAATGCTATGTATCATAACCAAGTGATGTCGAACACGTTCATGAACCAGAACCAGATGTGCTATGGTTACCAGAGTTCCCAGATGAACAATTACTCCAACAGCCCAATGATGCCATTTCAACCCCAGACGTACAACTGGCAACAAAACCAGTTCTACAACACACCAGAGGTGAACAGGTGGCCACAAGATCAAGACAGATATGGCAGCAACTACCGTTTTGCTCACGAAACCACTTGCAGCACCCCCGTTTCAAATAACAGCAGTTATGATAAG GAAAATCCTGCATGCAGGCAAATTTTTCCTGTGGAGGAAATGCAACAGACAAAGAAG aACTGCAAAGAATGTGACAAAATTAAAGAAGAGTTGCAGAAAGCCAACAAAAGAATACGGGAATTGGAGAAGGAGCTTCTTGCTGCCAGCACCAACAAAACGTCTACAG GTGATTCCTCTACCTACAAGGTCCAGACAGATGGAAGGCCTCGTGCTGGTGTTTTGTCGTCTGGTGTGGCAGCTGCAAACCAT ATGATCGAGCTGATGCCAAACACCAACGTGTACATCTATCCCAAGGACCTCAAGGTGGTAAATAAGAAGAGCTCTGGGTGTGCCAAAGCCAGATATCTTTTATCAGCATTCTACACGAATGATGAGCTTGTGGAGGCTGGAAACCTTAGTGGGGCTCGCAACAAAAAGGGACTTGACAAGCAGATTGTACAGACCATCATAG AGTATGCAGTTCTGAAGAGTGATGACAAGCTGACAGACATTAACATTGCCCTTCGATCTAAAGTGAGTGCGTTAGTTTGTGTTAGCAGGAAAGCCGAAGCAGGAAGAGATGTGGAGGTAACGCGACTCTGA